The Nocardia sp. BMG51109 nucleotide sequence TGCGCGGACTCCAGGGTGCGCAGCGCGTGGGCGCGCAGCACCCGCAGCCCGACCCAGGCCCGATCGATCCGCTCGGCGATCACCGGATCGTCCAGTGCGCCATTGCCTTCCGCCACGGCCTCCAGATTGCTCAGCTCGCGGGCGAACTGGATCTGCTGGCCGACCGTGGAGATGCCGCGCTCGAAGGTGAGCGTGCCCATCGCGACCCGCCACCCCTCGCCGGGCTCGCCGACCACGAGATCGGCCTCGGTGCGGGCGTTGTCGAAGTACACCTCGTTGAATTCGGAGGTCCCGGTGAGCTGGTTGATCGGCCGCACCTCGATACCGGGCTGATCCATCGGGACCAGCAGGTACGACAGCCCGTGATGCCGGGACGAGCCGGGCTCGGTGCGGCAGATCGCGAAGCACCAGTCGGCCACGTGCGCCAGCGAGGTCCAGATCTTCTGCCCGTTGATGGTCCATCCGTCGCCGTCGCGGCGCGCGGAGGTGGTGACCGCCGCCAGGTCGGAGCCCGCGCCCGGCTCGGAGTAGCCCTGGCACCACAGCTCCGTGACGGTCTTGATACCCGGCAGGAACCGCTTCTTCTGCGCCTCGGTGCCGAACGCCAGCAGGGTCGGGCCGAGCAGCTCCTCACCCAGGTGCGAGACCCGGCTCGGGGCGTCGGCCTTGGCGTACTCCTCGTGGAAGATCACCTGCTGGCGCAGCGTGGCGTCGCGGCCGCCGTACTGCTCGGGCCAGCCGAGGCAGGTCCACCCGGCCGCGGCGAGGTGGCGATCCCACTCCAGTCGCTCGTCGAACGCCTCGTGCTCGCGCCCGGGACCACCCAGCCCGCGCAGTGCGCGGAACTGTCCGTTCAGGTTCTCGGCCAGCCATTCGCGCAGTTCGGCGCGGAATTCGGCATCCTGGGAGGACTCCGCCGCGGCACCCGAATCGTGGGTCTGGATCACACTCACTCCGGTAGAGTAACCTACCAAGCACTTGCTTTGTAGACCGACAGATTTCGATTTCGCGGCTCGCCGCGGGAGGACGACCGTGACAACCTTCCCCGCCCCCGGGCAGACCACCCCCGCCGCCCTGCACGAGGCGGCGGGCCAGTACGGCGACGCGACCGCCGTCATCGACGGCGACGTGCGCCTGAGCTGGGCGCAGCTGCTCGACGCGGTCCGGGAGGCCGCCGGGGCGTTGATCGCCCGCGGCGTGCGGCCCGGCGATCGGATCTCGGTCTGGGCGCCCAACACCTACCACTGGGTGGTGGCCGCGCTGGCGATTCACTACACCGGCGCGGCGCTGGTGCCGCTGAACACCCGCTACGTCGCCGACGAGGCGGCCGACGTGCTGCGGCGCGTGAACGCGAAGGCGCTGTTCGTCGCCGGACCGTTCCTGGGGCGGGATCGGCTGTCCGAATTGCGTTCGGTCGCACCGGATCTGGTGATCGACACGGTTGTTGTCATTCCAGGAGACGCTCCCGCCGCCGCGGACGACTCCCCCTCCGTCGTCGCGTGGCCGGAGCTGGCCGGGCTCGCCGCACAGGTGCCCGGCGACCAAGTGGTCGCGCGCGGGGAATCGGTTGGCCCCGAAGACATCTCCGACATCCTGTTCACCTCCGGCACCACCGGACGCAGCAAGGGCACGCTGGTGGCGCATCGGCAGGCCCTGGACGTGGTGCGCGCCTGGTGCGCGTGCTCGACCCTGAACAGCTCCGACCGCTACCTGGTGATCCCGCCGTTCTTCCACAACTTCGGCTACAAGGCGGCCATGCTCGCATGCCTGGTCACCGGCGCGACGATCGTGCCGCAGGCCGCCTTCGACGTGCCGGAGACCATGCGGCTGGTGCACGACCAGCGCATCACCGTGCTGACCGGGCCGCCGACGATCTACCAGACCATCCTCGACCATCCCGCCCGCGCCGAGTCCGACCTGAGCAGCCTGCGGGTGGCGGTCACGGGCGCCTCCACCGTGCCGGTGGTGCTCGTCGAAAGAATGCGCAGCGAGCTGAAATTCGACGTGGTGGTGACCGCGTACGGGCTCTCGGAGTCGGCCGGCTTCGGCACCATGTGCCGGCCCGACGACGACGCCGAGACGGTCGCCAACACCTCCGGCGGCCCGATCGCCGGCTTCGAGGTGCGCATCGACGACAACGGCGAGGTGCTGCTGCGCGGCCCGAACGTCATGCTCGGCTACCTGGACGACCCGGAGAACACCGCCAAGACCATCGACCCCGGCGGCTGGCTGCACACCGGCGACGTCGGGGTGCTGGACGAGCGCGGCTACCTGAAGATCACCGACCGGCTCAAGGACATGTACATCGCCGGTGGTTTCAACGTCTACCCGGCCGAGGTGGAACAGGCGCTCGCGCGCCTCGACGGAGTGGCCGACTCCGCGGTGATCGGGGTGGCGGACGAGCGCATGGGCGAGGTCGGCAAGGCCTACATCGTGCGCCGGTCGGGCGCCGCGCTGACGGAGGAGGACGTGATCGCGCACGCCAAGCGCACCCTGGCGAATTTCAAGGTGCCGCGGTACGTCGAGTTCCGCGATCAGCTGCCCTACAGCGCCGCCGGCAAGGTGCTCAAGCGGCAACTACGTGAGGAGATTTCGTGACTTCCGACGGCGTGCATCCCGCCCCCGATCACCGCTCTGCCTACCCCGCCCCCGACCACCGCTCTGCCTACCCCGCCCCCGACCACCCCGACGAGGGGGAGGTCGTCACCTACGAGCGCCGCGGCCCGATCGCGATCGTCACGATGAACCGCCCGCAGTACCGCAACGCGCAGAATTCGGTGATGACCTACGCGCTCGACGCCGCCTTCGCCCGGGCCGTCGAGGACGCGGAGGTCAAGGCGATCGTCCTGGCGGGCAACGGAAAACACTTCTCCGCCGGCCACGACATCGGCACGCCGGGACGCGATCACCGCGTGTCCTACGACAACAAGGCCGTGCTGTGGTGGGACCACGTCGACCGCGAGGGCGGCGATCAGCGTTTCGCCCGCGAGTCCGAGGTGTATCTCGGGATGTGCCGGCGCTGGCGGGAGATCCCCAAGCCGACCATCGCGGCCGTGCAGGGCGCGTGCATCGCCGGGGCGCTGATGCTGGCGTGGTCGTGCGATCTGATCG carries:
- a CDS encoding acyl-CoA dehydrogenase family protein, whose protein sequence is MSVIQTHDSGAAAESSQDAEFRAELREWLAENLNGQFRALRGLGGPGREHEAFDERLEWDRHLAAAGWTCLGWPEQYGGRDATLRQQVIFHEEYAKADAPSRVSHLGEELLGPTLLAFGTEAQKKRFLPGIKTVTELWCQGYSEPGAGSDLAAVTTSARRDGDGWTINGQKIWTSLAHVADWCFAICRTEPGSSRHHGLSYLLVPMDQPGIEVRPINQLTGTSEFNEVYFDNARTEADLVVGEPGEGWRVAMGTLTFERGISTVGQQIQFARELSNLEAVAEGNGALDDPVIAERIDRAWVGLRVLRAHALRTLESAHDNTDARTAAGQASVSKLLWANWHRGLGELAMDVLGAPGLESLPDDLNEWQRLFLFSRADTIYGGSNEVQRNIIAERVLGLPREAR
- a CDS encoding FadD3 family acyl-CoA ligase; translated protein: MTTFPAPGQTTPAALHEAAGQYGDATAVIDGDVRLSWAQLLDAVREAAGALIARGVRPGDRISVWAPNTYHWVVAALAIHYTGAALVPLNTRYVADEAADVLRRVNAKALFVAGPFLGRDRLSELRSVAPDLVIDTVVVIPGDAPAAADDSPSVVAWPELAGLAAQVPGDQVVARGESVGPEDISDILFTSGTTGRSKGTLVAHRQALDVVRAWCACSTLNSSDRYLVIPPFFHNFGYKAAMLACLVTGATIVPQAAFDVPETMRLVHDQRITVLTGPPTIYQTILDHPARAESDLSSLRVAVTGASTVPVVLVERMRSELKFDVVVTAYGLSESAGFGTMCRPDDDAETVANTSGGPIAGFEVRIDDNGEVLLRGPNVMLGYLDDPENTAKTIDPGGWLHTGDVGVLDERGYLKITDRLKDMYIAGGFNVYPAEVEQALARLDGVADSAVIGVADERMGEVGKAYIVRRSGAALTEEDVIAHAKRTLANFKVPRYVEFRDQLPYSAAGKVLKRQLREEIS
- a CDS encoding enoyl-CoA hydratase codes for the protein MTSDGVHPAPDHRSAYPAPDHRSAYPAPDHPDEGEVVTYERRGPIAIVTMNRPQYRNAQNSVMTYALDAAFARAVEDAEVKAIVLAGNGKHFSAGHDIGTPGRDHRVSYDNKAVLWWDHVDREGGDQRFARESEVYLGMCRRWREIPKPTIAAVQGACIAGALMLAWSCDLIVAAEDAFFSDPVVRMGIPGVEYFAHPWMLGPRRAKEVLFTGERFSAAQAYDWGMVNRVVPREDLRTHALELAEKISDMPQFGLALTKRAVNQCEDLMGMRAGMDAVFGLHHFAHAHNAEVGADSLGGMTAKSMKASAEAGNANQKGGK